One stretch of Aeromicrobium fastidiosum DNA includes these proteins:
- a CDS encoding CU044_5270 family protein produces MTLDDLLVATRDVVPAGAPALARGRDDMLAAARDDVMNRARVVRSRKRRRVFSAVAAVTVAAVVVGVTSPSEDRAPQPAAAPATPVVEAEFTNAAQIVEAAATSAGREPAELGDAPYWKVVSEYAQSGSDRPDENSEGRRTIWKGVDGPSVLRDTFGEDVALEDVRPLKLPQATLTVRGRTYTWREVNAGALDEQRIHELLTDDEEGVPDKEGRAPHEWYFFKQAGELLSDTPASPAVRRAIWNEMATLTGVTTTGKVTDAIGRTGWDLTIRDKDYGSQRFVVDPSTGAILQSETVGRGVTYRQTYLEAGPAETVPARGEPDR; encoded by the coding sequence ATGACGCTCGATGATCTGCTCGTCGCCACGCGCGACGTGGTCCCTGCCGGAGCGCCGGCGCTCGCCCGCGGCCGCGACGACATGCTCGCCGCAGCGCGCGACGACGTCATGAACCGTGCTCGCGTGGTGCGTTCTCGCAAGCGCCGTCGCGTGTTCTCCGCGGTCGCAGCCGTGACGGTGGCGGCCGTCGTGGTGGGGGTGACCTCGCCGAGTGAGGACCGTGCCCCCCAGCCTGCGGCGGCCCCTGCAACTCCGGTCGTCGAAGCGGAGTTCACCAACGCAGCGCAGATCGTGGAGGCCGCCGCGACCTCGGCCGGGCGGGAGCCCGCCGAGCTCGGTGATGCGCCGTACTGGAAGGTGGTGTCGGAGTACGCCCAGAGCGGTAGCGACAGGCCCGACGAGAACAGCGAGGGCAGGCGCACGATCTGGAAGGGCGTCGACGGGCCGAGCGTCCTCCGCGACACCTTCGGCGAGGACGTCGCTCTCGAGGACGTCAGGCCTCTCAAGCTGCCTCAGGCGACGCTGACGGTCAGAGGTCGCACCTACACCTGGCGTGAGGTCAACGCCGGTGCCCTCGACGAGCAGAGGATCCACGAGCTGCTGACCGACGACGAGGAGGGCGTTCCAGACAAGGAGGGGCGAGCACCGCACGAGTGGTACTTCTTCAAGCAGGCCGGTGAGCTGCTCAGCGACACGCCGGCGTCCCCGGCCGTCCGTCGGGCCATTTGGAATGAGATGGCCACGCTGACGGGCGTCACGACGACCGGCAAGGTGACCGACGCGATCGGTCGCACCGGATGGGATCTCACCATCAGGGACAAGGACTACGGCAGCCAGCGCTTCGTCGTCGACCCGTCGACCGGTGCGATCCTCCAGTCGGAAACTGTCGGTCGCGGTGTGACCTACCGGCAGACCTACCTCGAGGCGGGGCCGGCTGAGACCGTCCCGGCCCGTGGCGAACCCGACCGCTGA
- a CDS encoding flavin-containing monooxygenase, which yields MSPAQTSPLPLPHHVDVVVVGAGLSGIGAGYRLQTELPDKSYLILESRDTMGGTWDLFRYPGVRSDSDMFTLGYQFKPWRDAKSIADGPTILEYIRETAAEFGIDEHIRYGTKVVSADFSTADSRWTLTLSRDGVETTMTCSFLYSCAGYYDYDDTYRPEFPGIDDFAGEIVHPQYWPEDLDYAGKRVVVIGSGATAVTLVPSMTKDSEQSGRAEHVTMLQRSPTWISAVPSRDKKADWLRDHLPADVAHTLIRSKNIAFGTAFYQFCRRRPQQARKILLGLTTKILGDEQMVADHFTPAYDPWDQRLCAVPSGDLFKSLKKGDAEIVTDTIESFVPEGIRLTSGRVLEADVVVTATGLKLLAFGGIKPQVDGETVPLSEQFVWQGAMMTGVPNFAVCIGYTNASWTLRADLSHRLVCKVLGWMDDRGHAAVEPSPDRPLTERPLLDLASGYVQRSIDAFPRQGDSGPWRVRQNYVLDSLTTMRTDLDKTLKPVTHARVEKVAS from the coding sequence ATGAGCCCCGCCCAGACCAGCCCCCTGCCACTGCCCCACCACGTCGACGTCGTCGTCGTGGGAGCAGGCCTGTCCGGCATCGGTGCCGGCTACCGCCTGCAGACCGAGCTGCCCGACAAGAGCTATCTGATCCTCGAGTCGCGCGACACGATGGGCGGCACGTGGGACCTCTTCCGCTACCCCGGCGTCCGCTCCGACAGCGACATGTTCACGCTCGGCTACCAGTTCAAGCCGTGGCGCGACGCCAAGTCGATCGCCGACGGACCGACGATCCTGGAGTACATCCGCGAGACCGCTGCGGAGTTCGGCATCGACGAGCACATCCGCTACGGCACCAAGGTCGTGTCGGCAGACTTCTCGACCGCCGACTCCCGGTGGACGCTGACGCTGTCGCGTGACGGTGTCGAGACGACCATGACGTGCAGCTTCCTCTACTCGTGCGCCGGCTACTACGACTACGACGACACCTACCGTCCCGAGTTCCCCGGCATCGACGACTTCGCCGGCGAGATCGTCCACCCGCAGTACTGGCCCGAGGACCTCGACTACGCCGGCAAGCGCGTCGTCGTCATCGGCAGCGGCGCGACCGCCGTGACGCTCGTGCCGTCCATGACCAAGGACAGTGAGCAGTCAGGCCGCGCCGAGCACGTCACGATGCTGCAGCGCAGTCCCACCTGGATCAGCGCGGTCCCCAGCCGCGACAAGAAGGCCGACTGGCTGCGCGACCACCTGCCGGCCGACGTCGCGCACACCCTGATCCGGTCGAAGAACATCGCGTTCGGCACCGCTTTCTATCAGTTCTGCCGGCGTCGACCCCAGCAGGCGCGCAAGATCCTGCTCGGTCTCACGACCAAGATCCTCGGCGACGAGCAGATGGTCGCCGACCACTTCACGCCCGCCTACGACCCCTGGGACCAGCGGCTGTGCGCCGTCCCCAGTGGCGACCTGTTCAAGAGCCTCAAGAAGGGCGACGCCGAGATCGTGACCGACACGATCGAGTCGTTCGTCCCGGAGGGCATCCGCCTGACGTCCGGTCGCGTGCTCGAGGCGGACGTCGTGGTGACCGCGACGGGGCTCAAGCTGCTGGCCTTCGGCGGCATCAAGCCGCAGGTCGACGGCGAGACCGTCCCGCTGTCGGAGCAGTTCGTCTGGCAGGGCGCGATGATGACCGGCGTGCCGAACTTCGCGGTCTGCATCGGCTACACCAACGCGTCGTGGACCCTGCGCGCCGATCTCTCGCACCGACTGGTCTGCAAGGTGCTCGGCTGGATGGACGACCGGGGACACGCGGCCGTCGAGCCCAGCCCCGACCGACCGCTCACCGAGCGCCCCCTGCTCGACCTCGCATCCGGCTACGTCCAGCGCTCGATCGACGCGTTCCCCCGCCAGGGCGACAGCGGGCCGTGGCGCGTCCGCCAGAACTACGTGCTCGACTCGCTGACCACGATGCGCACCGACCTCGACAAGACCCTCAAGCCCGTGACGCATGCCCGCGTCGAGAAGGTGGCCTCATGA
- a CDS encoding RNA polymerase sigma factor, with the protein MNTFVSDAEVLIRSRTDPEALGVLYDRHAAAVHSYLARRAGRSVADDLLSEVFVAAVRARRRVRPHASGSALPWLYGIARNVVGSHFRSVKPSPSVHADAEVDWAAVDARIDASAAAADLRRALDGLSDVECEVLLLVAWEQLTITEAAAVLDITPTAARSRLHRARTRAAAALAATTGELT; encoded by the coding sequence GTGAACACGTTCGTGTCAGACGCCGAGGTCCTCATCCGGTCGCGCACCGATCCTGAGGCCCTCGGCGTCCTGTATGACCGGCATGCTGCGGCCGTGCACTCCTACCTGGCCAGGAGAGCCGGCCGCAGTGTCGCGGACGACCTGCTGTCGGAGGTGTTCGTGGCGGCCGTGCGAGCGCGCCGCCGGGTGCGGCCTCACGCCAGCGGTTCGGCGCTGCCGTGGCTCTACGGCATCGCCCGAAACGTCGTGGGGTCCCACTTCCGCAGCGTCAAGCCATCACCCTCCGTGCATGCCGATGCGGAGGTCGACTGGGCCGCCGTGGACGCTCGCATCGACGCGTCGGCGGCCGCTGCTGATCTGAGGCGAGCACTCGACGGGCTCAGCGACGTCGAGTGCGAGGTGCTGCTGCTCGTCGCTTGGGAGCAGCTCACGATCACCGAGGCCGCCGCGGTCCTGGACATCACCCCGACGGCCGCCCGTAGCCGTCTGCACCGGGCCCGTACCCGTGCTGCCGCTGCACTTGCGGCGACGACAGGAGAACTGACATGA
- a CDS encoding zinc-binding dehydrogenase, translating into MSTGTMRAQRLDTATLTFEVTDVPVPTPGPGEVLIKVAFCGICHSDLSLLDGTFPAMGPQVVTQGHEASGWIAEIGPDVTGWAVGDRVVPAAGRPCGQCHHCLRADYGHCTALQLMAFAYDGAWAEYTVAQALGLTRIPDNVSMEQAAILADAVSTPYGAVVHTGQVRVGESVGVWGAGGVGTHVVQLARLVGATPIIAVDLDETVRRRALELGADLALDSRDPDLAAKILEITGGVGLDVAFDAVGLKVTFDQAMASLGNGGRLVGVGMSGEEWGLGASMWFNLSRKQVLGHLGYEVADIGTLARLVSTGRLDLSRSISGIVSLEDVAEGIRILHEREGSPVRILVKP; encoded by the coding sequence ATGAGCACCGGCACGATGCGGGCCCAGCGCCTCGACACCGCGACCCTGACCTTCGAGGTCACCGACGTCCCCGTCCCCACGCCCGGGCCCGGCGAGGTGCTGATCAAGGTCGCCTTCTGCGGCATCTGCCACTCCGACCTGTCGCTGCTCGACGGCACGTTCCCGGCGATGGGGCCCCAGGTCGTCACGCAGGGCCACGAGGCCTCGGGCTGGATCGCCGAGATCGGACCCGACGTCACGGGGTGGGCGGTCGGCGACCGGGTCGTCCCCGCCGCCGGACGTCCGTGCGGCCAGTGCCACCACTGCCTGCGGGCCGACTACGGCCACTGCACGGCGCTGCAGCTCATGGCCTTCGCGTACGACGGGGCATGGGCGGAGTACACCGTCGCGCAGGCCCTCGGCCTGACCCGCATCCCCGACAACGTCTCGATGGAGCAGGCCGCGATCCTGGCCGACGCTGTCTCCACGCCGTACGGCGCGGTCGTCCACACCGGACAGGTGCGGGTCGGCGAGTCGGTCGGCGTGTGGGGTGCCGGCGGTGTCGGCACCCACGTCGTCCAGCTGGCACGGCTCGTCGGGGCGACGCCGATCATCGCCGTCGACCTCGACGAGACCGTGCGCCGGCGGGCGCTCGAGCTCGGCGCCGATCTGGCGCTCGACTCCCGCGACCCCGACCTCGCGGCCAAGATCCTCGAGATCACCGGCGGCGTCGGTCTCGACGTCGCCTTCGACGCGGTCGGCCTGAAGGTCACCTTCGACCAGGCCATGGCCTCGCTCGGCAACGGTGGACGCCTCGTCGGCGTGGGCATGAGCGGCGAGGAGTGGGGGCTCGGTGCCAGCATGTGGTTCAACCTGAGCCGCAAGCAGGTGCTCGGCCATCTCGGCTACGAGGTCGCCGACATCGGCACCCTCGCCCGCCTGGTGTCGACCGGCCGCCTCGACCTGAGCCGGTCGATCAGCGGCATCGTGTCGCTCGAGGACGTCGCGGAGGGCATCCGCATCCTGCACGAGCGCGAGGGCAGCCCCGTCCGCATCCTGGTGAAGCCCTAG